The DNA window TGACCTGACCCCGGGgtcccttctcctccttcttgcCATAGCGTGGACGCCGGCAATGCTCCTTGGAGCCAGACAAACTGGATCCTTCCTCCTTCTTGTCGAAGGTGTGCCATTGCTCCATCGTGTACAGCAGCTTGCCTTTGGCAGTGCCCTGCTCAGACTTTGGTGCCTGCTTGTAGTCTTGGACCGCCTTGAGCCTCCCGATGACATCCTCTATGGTGAGCTGCTCGAAGTCAAGGAGCGTCTTGATCGAATTAACGATCTGCGCGTACCTCTTCGGCATGCAGCGGAGGAATTTCTCCACCGCGTGGTCCTCTGTGAGGTCGGTGTCACCGTTGCGCGCCATCTGCTCCATTAGATTGGTAAGATGAAGGGTAAAGTCCTCGACTCACTCACCAGGCTAAAAGGTGAGGCCTTCCCACTCCCTCGGAGGCGCTGCAACGTCGCCCAGCGCACACGATCTCCGCTGATGCGTGCCGCGGTGATTGATTCCCATGCTAGCTTTGCCGTAGCCTTGTTGGTGAGGGAGGCGCCGAGCTCGGTAGGGACGGTGGCACACAATGTCTCTAGCCCCCCAGTGATCGTCGTCATAGCCAACACCACCGGTGTGAACCGCCTCCCACAGCCGTCGGGCCTGTAGCTTGACCTTCATCAGCAGGCTCCACTCATGGTAGTTCGACTTGGTGAGCATCAGCCATGGCGTTCCCACTCTAGAGTTGTGGTAGACCATCTGCAGCACCGAGGAGTGGCCGCACCAACCATGACCCCGCTCTGGTGATGGCAACTGGTGACGGCGCCTGACCGGGCTACGCGATGCTCCAGCTGGCTCTGGCTCCTGCTCTATCTCGGCACGTAGTGCTATGGACACGGCTACCGTGGCCTGGGCTGTAACCGCCGCCTGCCTGGCCGTCTTGGCCACCGCCGCAGCCGCTGCCTCTACGGCAGCAAGGCGCGTCGCGCGATCGTCGGCTCTAGCACCCGTGGTGGCACGCGCTCTCACGATCTGGCTGGCGGTGAACATGGCGCTCGCTCACTCAAGAACCctctcggctctgataccagattgttgGTCTGATGGGATCTAAGATTTAGATCTGGAACTACCAGAGGACAGTTTGGCCCTTGGTCGCTTGGATTGAATGGAAATGCAATGGCCTATTTTTACAATGACACTCCCTTGCCCTTTATAGGCAAAGGGGGCTCCCACTTGCTACATCATATTTTAACCACTAAAGTGGATGATGAGCATATTCCTAACACTAGGCTTAGAAGCCAATGAAAGTAAAAGTGCAGGAAAAGTAAGATATAAGTGCATTATCACTAGGCTTATCAATCATATCTGTAACGTCCCGACCCGAAAAACGGCTAATATCCACTCTACATGTTGAAATGGACCACACCTATGTATTAACTCGCTTgcgctttcatcctcgcttcacGCAAAAGGTTCAAACCAGAGTTAACACACTTTTCAGGTTTGGTTTTTAAGTTGGTTTAGCTTCCCCTCAGGTTTTGACATGGGACTAAAGTTCCGCAGCTACAATGTTCTTTGCTGCTATAGTAACCGGCAACTGGAGCTACAGTAACTCGTCCATTCAGTCCAACCCATCAGACCGGCCCAGCTTTGGCCCATTTAGCGGGGTTTCACATACACCCACCCTTAAggactcgacgtcctcgtcgagggCTGAACCAACCTACCCAAACGGGACAAATGTCCAGGATCGACTCTCTTGGCCATATCCGTATTCCCAGCTCCCCAGCCCAAGTGCCATGCTCTTGTAGAGCCATGCGCAACCTATCCGAGCTTCCGAGCCATACGTCCGTGAAAACCGCAAGAGTTGGCTCCGgtaccatttgtaacgccccgACCCAAAAAAtggctaagatccactctacacgttgaatggaCCACACCTATGTATTAACTCgcttgcgctttcgtcctcgcttcgcacaAATAGTTCGAACCGTAGTTAACATACTTTGAGGCCTGGTTTTTAAGTTGGTTCATCTTCCCCTCAGGTTCCGATATGGGACTAAAGTTTGTAGCTACAGTGCTCTTCGCTGCTACAGTACCAGCAGCTGGACCTGCAGTACTCGACCATTCAGCCCAGCCCAGTCCATCAGACCGGCCCAACTTTGGCCCATTTAGTGGGGTTTCCCAATTAATCCCCTTCATAGCCGTCTTTTGCCTGTGTTTGGTGAAAGTTGTTGGTGATAACCAAGTTACCACCACCGGCTCGACATGCCATCCGGTGGTGATAAAGTGGATATCATTGTCGGTTTGAAGTACGGGGTGATGTTTAATTCGCCGGTGATGTCTTTCATCATCGCTAGTTTTGCCATATCACCAACGGACAACGGTTTGTTTAGGTCGGCGATGATAATGCAGTTTCAGAATACTAATTTAAATTAGCATAATAATTAATAGCATCAGTATTGTGATCACACCAGGCCCACAACCTACACAATGCATCAAAATATACATATAATTCTAGTCATGAGCCCATACATCAAATCCGACCACGATGTTCTCTCAAGAACATGAGATATAAGTATGAGAACACAAGTCTAAGCTAACACACAAATATACATGACATGTTATTACCCGGTGAACAAGATGAATCAGAGTTGCACCTTGATTAGATAACACGATAGTCTCCATCTTGATTCACCACGACTTGGACCATAATGAAATCATCAAGCTTTTCTTCATGTCTATGAAGGAATGGATGTGCTTTTGCTCTCTTCTTAAGTCAAAAAATGGTGAGAAGGCATTTCTCTAAGTTGATGTCAAGAATGACAAAATGGCTACTGGATTTACAACACACTACGCAAATTAGGCTCAACCTTGACATATGTGATGAAATAGGGACAAATTAGGGACACACATACGTGTAGTTGTAGGGTAGAAATATGGATGATTTGTCTTGTTGGGCAAGCTTAGGTGCTATTGTTCTGTATTGTCTTCTCATTATGTTGACTCTAACTATATTGACTCTATTTTATGTCACATAGGGCCTACGAGAAGCACTACAAAAAAACAAGAAACATACATCTTTTTTTGGACATTCGATTCACTGAAAATGAGGCCAGTTCAATCACAAGGTATCCTTTTGGCAATGATCACTGCAAGTTCTATGTCGTGCATTACATGCGCACCCTCATCAGAGATGGCTACTCCGAAAGTGATAATATTGGTCAACTAACAACACATCATCTTCTATGGTTCTACCTCCACGCTTTGCTTCTGTTTTTATCATGGCTACGTATTTATTTGGAAGAGGGGTCTAAATGGACTCCATGCTCCCAAGTCCCAACACTAGGGATGGGGGTGATGGATGGAATCCAATTCTAGTAGCCCCAAACTCTGAACCCTTACCAATCACTGACATTTATGCCATGACTTTTATTCGTCTTAGGAAAAACTTTTCTGCTCTCAAATTTAGAGGGCGTGAAAAATTAGTACTTTGGTTCATGACTATAATTTGCCACGCCGTAGTTTATTAAACATGTGTTTGGTTCATGCCATAACTATGGCGTGCCAACCTTTTATTGATAAGGGTgtaaacggatcggatacggtcGCATACCTACAGATGTGAATACGGAAAGGTACATTTAAGttttcggatatggatacggtatagATAATAAATGTGCGGATTCAAATACAAGGATTTTCATACGGATTCCCTTCGGTTGGTTAAAAAATATTTGTACCATTTGCGGCCCTGTTCTTAGCCATATGCACCATATATCAAAGACCTATTTTGGTGCCAAATTTATCGTACTTTATCTAACCTTAGTTATTGCGAAGCTAGTTATCAACAAACAGGGCCTTGTTAAGGATCTGACAACAGAGTTCTCTTTTACTGTTTGGCCATCACAGTACTCGCTAGTGACAACCCACTGGCCCCCTTGTCCCTTGCATGTAGGGTCGCAGTGTAAGAGACACAAACCACAACTGGAGGAGGACCCACATCCACATTTGACTATGTGAGCTCTTCCTCTCCTCCGAGCTCCGAGCTTCCATGGCCACCGCATCGCTCTCCTCCGCCTCTTCGGTTACCTCTGTTCTGCGTCGTTCTATTCTCTCCGCCCCTCGGCCGCTCTGAATGAGTGGATCCAAAACCACCTCCGGCCGATTCAGCCCCATCCCCATCCTAAACCCGCCGCATGTTATGGTATCTCCTGACCCACAGGCCGCAGCCGTCGCCTCCTACGACCACCGGTCCCGCAGCCAACAAGGCGGGTTCTTCAATTGACCTATGCAGCACCAGCACATGGGTGAGAATGCCTCCTGCCGCGTTTGAGCTGCCGCTCCGCAGGCTCTCCGACGAGCAGGTGGGCCTCGCACGGACGGAACCCCTGCAATTCCAAAGATCTGTTTCTCATGGTTGTGTGATGTGCAGGcgatgttatgaacgacgtataggaatatgaagtaaagaataaAGCCACAGaagagacacacgatttaacatGGAAAACCCCTCTGATGTGAAgggaaaaaaccacgggcaccagccagcaacaatctcactatctcaagagttttgggttacacgcctatggcggcttacaagagaatcaagtctccacgaaaccctagcaagggtgtatataccgtaccgtaccacggggggcggagccccccgcaCCCCCTGAGCACAGGGGCGAGACCTGATGGGCcggcttcagactccgctacgctccggccgaagcctccggcgacgggcctccgcttcgctctgTCAGAAGCCCgacctatatcctggagtgaatttggaaaaCTCCAACAGCCAATTATGTCAAGGCGAATACAGCGGAGAGTTCGACCGCGGAGGAGACGCTCGCCGACGTTCAGGCTGCTACTTGCTGAATTTTTGAGCATCTTGAGTGTCTCCATTCCTTTGGTCTCACAGCTTACTGCTATTCTCTGGTGTGCttctgaaaaaaaagaaaagaagaaagaatatCCGATGTGCTAGTGCTCGTTTTCTCGTCCAGAGCCGTTTGACGTTGTATGGGATATTCATTGAAACCTTAAGACTTCAGTCATCTGGATAATCCCGTATAATTCCGCTGCGCGCACTTGTTTTGCAGACAAGTCCTGAACGTGGTCAGGTCCACAGACATGGGCTCGCGAAGTCAGCAATCTTCATCTCTGACTTTGCTTTTATCAAAGTCAGATAGCCATTCTGAACGGTCACTTGTTTATTCGCTGGTCCTTCCACGAAGCTGCAAGAAGCCAAAAACCATCTCTCTTGGTCCAAAGTTCCTTCTTCGTTGGTCGCTGTTCATGGGCCTTGCAGCATCCTTGCTCCCAGATTGCAACTGCTCCCACTCCACCGTCATTAACCAGTGGCTTTAGCACGGCCAGATCTGCACCGCATGCTTGGAATTTCCACCTTCCACAAATCCCCATATTCAGGTATCAAATTTCGTCAGTTTACAGTTTGTTCAATGTTGGTTCCAATGTTCAGACTGTTGACCAGAAACCAAATTCTAAAGATTGATCTGATTTGTGAGATTTAGGTTCGGAGGTCACAAGCTTGCTCACACAGTTACAGTTTCTGACTCCAAGCACTCAAGCAAGAGCACGCAATCACCATGGCAGAGACTGTTGTGGGAGCACTGATTGGCAAGCTAGGTACAGCATTGGCGAAAGAAGCAGCAACCTACGGTGCATCCCTGCTTTACAAGGAGGCTTCTGCCATAAAGGGTCTTTTTGGCGAGATCCGTAGAGCTGAGAGTGAGTTGGAGAGCATGAAGGCATACCTTCGTGAGTCAGAGAAGTTCATGGATACTGATGAGACCACAGGCATCTTCATCAAGAATAACCGGGAACTATCCTTCCGGATTGAGGATGTTGTTGATGAGTTCATGTACAGGTTTGCGGGTGACAAACACGGAGGGTTTGCAACTAGGATGAAGAAGAGGATCAAACATGTCAAGATCTGGCGCCGCCTAGGTCTTGAGCTCCGTGATATCAATGTTGAGCTTGAAGAGACTGTGAAAAGTAGGGACCGCTATATCATCCCAGGAATGGAGAGACATGCTGGAAGCGGTGACCATCATACCAGATCCACCAATCAAGCTTTGTGTTTTGCAAGGGAAGAGGAACTAGTGGGTATTGAAGATAATGCAACCAAGCTCAAGGGGTGGCTGGTTGGTGATTTGGATGAAAGGAACACCAAAATCACCACAGTTTGGGGGATGGGTGGAGTAGGTAAAACTACTTTAGTTCATCATGTCTATAAGATTGTAAAAGTGGATTTTGATGCTGCTGCATGGGTAACTGTGTCTAAGAGTTATAAAGTTGAGGATTTGCTGAAGAAAATTGCTACAGAGTTCGGCATGCCAATCGATTCTAGCATTATGGATATGAGAAGATTAGTTGAGGTCATCTGTAAAAATCTTGAAGGTAAAAAGTACATCTTGGTGTTAGATGATGTGTGGGAACAAGATGTGTGGATAAACAATATCATGCTTGTGTTTCCGGCTAAATGTACTAGCCGATTTGTTCTCACATCAAGattatctgaagttgcatctttgGCAAGTGGTAATTGTGCAATTAAGCTGGAACCGCTGCAAGACCATCACTCTTATATGTTATTTTGCAAGTTAGCTTTTTGGAACAATGATGATAAAAGGTGTCCTGAAGAATTATGGGATTTGGCCACAAAGTTCTTACAAAAGTGTGAAGGTTTGCCTATTGCGATTGCATGCATAGGTCGCCTACTGTCCTGCAAACCCCCAACATACACTGAATGGAAAAGTTTGTATGAGAAGTTAGAGCTGCAGTCGGTTAAAAATACAATCCCTGGTGTTGATTCCATTCTGAAAATCAGCTTGGAGGATCTTCCATATGAATTGAAGAATTATTTCTTACATTGTGCACTATTTCCTGAGGATTATGAAATGAAGAGGAGGTTAGTCAGGCATTGGATTACttctggattcatcaaggaaaagGAGAATAAAACACTagaacaagtggcagagggatACTTGAATGATCTTGTGAACCGAAGCCTACTACAAGTTGTGATGAACAATGAGTTTGGACGAGTGAAATGTTGCCGAATGCATGATGTCATCCGTCATCTTGCCATTGACAAAGCAGAGAAAGAATGCTTCGGTAAAGTTTATGAGAGCCATGAGATGATTTTGGTACATCGAACACGTAGACTGTCAATACGGAGCACTAACATCGAACTGTTAAATCTATCAAGTGCGATACATCTCCGTGCAATACATGTTTTTACGAGTTCTGTTGTTATTGATCTGTTGAGGCCTATCCTTGCATCTTCAATTTTATTGTCAACCTTGGATCTGCAAGGTACTGAAATCAAGGTGTTACCTAATGAGATCTTTAGCTTGGTTAATCTGCGTTTCTTGGGTCTTCGAAATACTGAAATTGAGATTCTGCCAGAGGCCATTGGAAGATTAGTAAATTTAGAAGTACTGGATACATGGTGTACTTGTCTGCTATTTTTACCAAATGATGTAGCTAAACTAAAGAAGCTTAGATACCTATATGCAACTGTAAAGGCCACTGAAGGACCTTTCTCGCATCATTGTGGAGTGAAGGTGCCTAGGGTCATAAAAAACCTGACAGGACTGCATGCTCTGCAAAATGTTAAAGCTAGCTCAGAGATTCTATGTGACATTGCAGCTTTGATAGAGTTACGGACATTTTCAGTTGATGTGACAAGTGGACACTTGTTAAACTTGCGAAATGCCCTCCTGAAGATGAGCAATCTTATCAGTTTGTCAATTACTATGTCAAACGAAAATGAAGCATTGCCACTGGAAGAACTCTTTTTACCAGAAACTCTTTGTAAACTTGGACTGACAGGGCAGCTGGAAAAGAAACGGATGCATCATATTTTGTCATCCTGGTTGTGCCTTAACAACCTCACTCAACTGTATCTGATGTCCTCCAAACTTGACGAGGATTCATTTCCTAGCCTCGTGGTGTTGCATAGTTTATGTTTAATTACCCTTTATAAGGCTTATGACGGAAAGAAATTACGCTTCTCTTCTCAATCATTCTCCGCAGCTCAACCAAGTTGAAATAGAAGAAGATGCAATGGGAAGCCTTATTAAGCTATGGTTTGTAGAGTGCCCAGAACTGAACCGCCTCCCTGAAGGCATCAAGTATCTTACTATCCTTGATGAATTACGTTTGGAAAATACTGCAGTTGAGCTTACAGAGATTGCAAATGAATGCATGGAAGAACTTATGAAGATTAGCCACATTAGAAAGTTAATTATCATATCAAATGGGAAAAACTTTAGGCAAAGAATTGTTTCCAGAGAAGGGACTGAATTCTCTGACTGAAGGCTTATGCTAGTAGCTGGTATTGCTGACCAAGACCCTGCGAGTTGAAGACAGCGAGAGTGATAGTCCTTATGTCTCAAACTTTTGTTGTCGGTGGTTGGTTGCAAGCTGAGATTGTGCTTCCAGTTTGCTTGCTTGGTAGCTGTTGGAAACTGTTGGCCTTCTTTTCTGTTAGTTCCGCAGGCTTGTTCTGGCCACTCTTTTTGCTTTCTGAAACGTCTAAAACTCTGACGCATTTCCGTTATGCAGTAATGGAAATGGAGAAATCCTcggttcgagaaaaaaaaaatgctAGCTGGTATTCCCAGAGTTCGTGTACAAGGTATGATTTTCTGCAGCTTCATGGTGGGCTTGGGGTGGCAGCGACATTCTATCACTCCCAATCATCTCGTTGGTCGTTTTAATTTCCATAGGTTGCTACTGCCTTTGTTGGTCTGCTTTGGTGGTGCAGTTTTGTGCTTACTGAACTTGTATTGAGCTAGCAATAGTGGAGGCACATGGGCATGCGTCCAGCAGGGAAGGGAAGGCCGGAAGGGCATGAATTCTTCATGGGTACACATTAAAGAATGGAGAGATTCCTCTTAGGCTTCGTTTGGATGTTGGTATTGAGGTGAAGGAATTGCATTGGGGTAGGAATACCAAATCTGAGTGGAAATGGAAATGGCCTGCAATGCCAATGTTGTTGTTTGGATGTGTATATAATTGGTAGTTAGAATCAAAGGGTAGCAGCCAATTCCAATTCTTGTTTGGATGTACGAACTGTTGAATTCTATGTTTTGAAGAGTCTAGACAGTATACAACATTTTACATGTATGAGAATGTAGTCTCCATAAATTGTGGATATATTGGAAGTATTATATATCACTTTTCACATATAAAAACAGGAAAACTTTATTAAAATGATCAAAATAGCTGGAGATGTATGATAAAGTGAAAAAAAATGAAAGCACATGAACATAGCAGCCATTATATAGCAAATAACATGAGATCAGTAGCTTCCAAGTACCCATAGAAGATTACAACATACAAAATAGGTCGGCTATCAGACAAGACATGTTTTTGCCTATCATAACAGAAGCTCCTAATTAGGATAACATGTTCTtaagcattacatgacaacaagTTGACAGAAGTCCCTCAATTGACATCCTTCTCATTCAACATCAAGAGCCATTCCTTCCTCATGGCCATGGGAAGCTCCATAAGCGCTTGGAATAAGCGCTCATTAAGGATTAGTTTCCCATAAGATTTCAGCATGACACACCTAGCAAAATCTGGTATCATTTGACGTGCAGCAAAGATTTCAGCAGTAGGGGTGACATGGGGCAGGGGTAATGGCTCAGTTGACTTCAAAGCATTTTTGAATGAGGTCTTCATATCTCCAAGCATGTAGAGAATTGCATCACCAGTTCGCTGCCTCTTTTGGGGCAACTCCGGGGATGCATCATCAGCTTGTTCAAGTGAATCTTGAGCACTTTCAGCACCAGTCTTGGCTCCTTCCCGattggcatgatcaactgagtaAATAGTGCTGAGTGCATCCCAATTCTTCACTACTTTGGTCTTGTAACAAGCTGATGCCTTGTTACTCTGCATAACAGGCACATGTTACTACAAAAGTGAGACAGAAGTGTGACAAAAAAACAAAATATGTGTTAAGTAGTTAGCATTTTTCATTAATTTTGTGTAACTATAGACACTGGACAGCCATTAGGTGGTTGAACAAAAGGTTCAGGAAGCTTAATAAACTCCTCACTTAGAGATAGAATGGCTGTCAGCACATCAGAAAAGTGTCTACTGATGGTCTCTAAAGAACGCTTGTAATCACCACGCAACAACCTCATTTTTAGACCATGCCCAACTACTAGTAAGAACATAGCAACCTTTTCTTCCACACTCACATATACACTGTCATGGAGACCACACGTCTCACGCAACATGGTGCATAGATCATGGAAGTTCCTTTTAGTCAAACGCAACTTATCATAGCATGTAACTTCAGATCCATCATACATTTCTTTGAGCAAATCTTTCCTAGTATTGTGCCTGCGCTCATCATCACTAAAGCACCCTAAATTCCTTGGGCCCCTATGTGAACTAAGACATGCTACCCCAAGAACAATTGACTCAAAGTAAAGTTCAGTCAACACAATCCgcctcctctttcttcttttattttcttcAGTTATACAAGAGACCAATTCAAGATCTGACATTGTATAGCTACAATGCACACGCATCACTTGTAAGAAATAAAATTCTAAACACAACAGCACAACAACATACGACAATAAACTTCACGGCATACAACAATAACACAGCAACTAAGAATCACATACCTTCAATTCATCAATTGACCTGAAGAGGACCCAACGCTTGGAGAGCAATCTGAAAAATTAATGTAAGACATCATGGAGTGCCATAGATGAGAGAGGGGGCTTAGGGATTCGACCAGCCATCCAAAACAAACTCCCTTGTTCGCGAGATTGACCAGTGGGGAGAGAGGAGAAACAATGGAGGATGGACGGAAGTCCAAGGGAACGGGGAG is part of the Miscanthus floridulus cultivar M001 chromosome 9, ASM1932011v1, whole genome shotgun sequence genome and encodes:
- the LOC136479607 gene encoding uncharacterized protein, whose product is MYDGSEVTCYDKLRLTKRNFHDLCTMLRETCGLHDSVYSNKASACYKTKVVKNWDALSTIYSVDHANREGAKTGAESAQDSLEQADDASPELPQKRQRTGDAILYMLGDMKTSFKNALKSTEPLPLPHVTPTAEIFAARQMIPDFARCVMLKSYGKLILNERLFQALMELPMAMRKEWLLMLNEKDVN